The genomic DNA GTGTATAAACACAAAAACCAAAAATATGTATTGGTAAAATTAATATACTATGCTATATTAATTTCTATGAATTTACACTTATTGAAACCATGATGTTGCTTATGTTTATGCAAGACTTTCTTTTGAGGTAAAGTTTAAGTAGATACATTCTAAAAATTGACAATGTTAATTTATTTTGAAATTAATGAGATATTTGTGATATTAAAAGGATATATTCCCATTAAGATAATGGGAAGTAATTTGAAATCTAAAATAGTTAAAAAACTATTTAAGGTTTTCAAATGGATTTTCAACAACATTCTTTCTATCTACGATATACGGAATAAGTGCTGTTTGTCTAGCTCTTTTGATCGCGCCTGTTACAAGCTCTTGATGTCTTTTACAGTTACCAGTGAGTCTTCTTGGCATGATTTTAAATCTCTCACTTAGTGAGAATTTAAGTAATCCCAAGTCTTTGTAGTCTATAAAGTCTACTTTTGATTCACAATATTTACAAAATCTTTTTTTAAATTTTCTTCTTTCTGCCATGNNNNNNNNNNNNNNNNNNNNNNNNNNNNNNNNNNNNNNNNNNNNNNNNNNNNNNNNNNNNNNNNNNNNNNNNNNNNNNNNNNNNNNNNNNNNNNNNNNNNNNNNNNNNNNNNNNNNNNNNNNNNNNNNNNNNNNNNNNNNNNNNNNNNNNNNNNNNNNNNNNNNNNNNNNNNNNNNNNNNNNNNNNNNNNNNNNAGTGAGAATTTAAGTAATCCCAAGTCTTTGTAGTCTATATAGTCTACTTTTGATTCACAATATTTACAAAATCTTTTTTTAAATTTTCTTCTTTCTGCCATGGTGTTCTCCTAAAAAGGGTATGTATAACAAATATAGTGTAAATAACTGTATATAAACCTTATTTACACGGTTTTAAGATAAGATTATTATATTAAATGTAAATAAATTCAATTATTTTGGAAAAAATAACTAATTATATTTACACTATAAGTGATCATAGAATATTTTTTATAAACCTCTCCATGCAGGAGTAGATTAAAAAAATACTCTTTAGGTAGAGACTGTGTTTTTCAAGATTTCCTAGATAATAAATTATAGAGGCACAGTAGACACTTGGTTGTGTATAAACACAAAAACCAAAAATATGTATTGGTAAAATTAATATACTATGCTATATTAATTTCTATGAATTTACACTTATTGAAACCATGATGTTGCTTATGTTTATGCAAGACTTTCTTTTGAGGTAAAGTTTAAGTAGATACATTCTAAAAATTGACAATGTTAATTTATTTTGAAATTAATGAGATATTTGTGATATTAAAAGGATATATTCCCATTAAGATAATGGGAAGTAATTTGAAATCTAAAATAGTTAAAAAACTATTTAAGGTTTTCAAATGGATTTTCAACAACATTCTTTCTATCTACGATATACGGAATAAGTGCTGTTTGTCTAGCTCTTTTGATCGCGCCTGTTACAAGCTCTTGATGTCTTTTACAGTTACCAGTGAGTCTTCTTGGCATGATTTTAAATCTCTCACTTAGTGAGAATTTAAGTAATCCCAAGTCTTTGTAGTCTATAAAGTCTACTTTTGATTCACAATATTTACAAAATCTTTTTTTAAATTTTCTTCTTTCTGCCATGTTGGTCCTTTTGGTTTAATAGCCCATATAAATGTGAGTTTTTTAACTCGTCTAAATGAGCAAGAATTTTGAAGCGATATAATACAGTAGTTTGACTTTGATTTTTCTTAGAGTAAAATAATTTAAACGCAATGAAAACCCTATAAAGTTATATATTTTAGAAGGTGTCTGTTAGTGATAATTTTTTGTGAAAACTATTAGTATTTAAAAATGATACCAAATAGTATCATTTTTATATTCAACTGATATGATACTAAAAAGTATTTTTTTATGATACTTTTTGACATCATATATCGATGAAAACCTCATAAAGTTATATATTTTATAAGGTTTTTAAAATAAATTATTTTATTTTTCCTCTTTAGGTAAAAGTGTCTCTAATGGTATGTCCTCAATACATTTCTCTAACGCTTCTCTGTAGTTCCTGTTAAACTGAACGGCTTTTTTAATTGAACAAGGTTCAGGAAGAAATGAAATTTTTACCACTCCTACAAAATAAAGGAAAATTAATACACTTATGGAGATAGTTATGAGACCAAGAAGCGTTCCCATGTATTTCATCATGAACTTCTCAATTGTGCTTACATACAATCTGCACTCATCAAGTTCATCACTAAACACATATTTATAAACCTTTTGATGTATTAATGCCCAGACACCTACAGCTCCTATAAATGCAGGGACCAAATAGATAGAAAAATAGCATATTCTTCCATTAAGTAAAAAAGCCGTTGCGATATATAATACAAAGAAAATAAAAGTGAATTTAAAAGTTGCTTTTCTGGCAAGACTACTCTTCTTTAATAAAAAATAAGTCTTTGGATTATCTAATCTTTTTTTTTCTGCTAAAGAGTATTGCTCTAAAAGTTTATTTATCATCCATGTCGGCCTTGAGATTTTTGTTTGTATAGATTATGTCGTATATCTTCTTTATTTTAGCACTACTTCAAAGAACACAATTTTTTAGATCGTGAAATCAAAACCTTATAATCTAACATAGAATGTAATGGGAAAGAAATCCTCATAAAGTTATATATTTTATAAGGTTTTCTCTTCACACTAGTTTCACACTTCTTGCTTATACTTCATTCTGTAATTCAATAACACGGTTCTGATCTTGAGTATCAGATGGATATTTAAATAAAAAGGATTTAATATGAAAAAATTTACAGCAATCTTACTTCTAACAATTGGTTTAGCTTCAAGCGCTATGGCACATCATCCTGCACCAGTAGATCAAGCTGGCTCAGGAATACCAGATAATTCTGGACACTGGGATGCATATCTTGGTGGTTCATTTTAATATATTGTGAATAAAAAAAGCAAGGCGTATCCTAAAGCTAGGGTACGCCTTTTTTCTTTTCTCTTAGAAAACATTCATACTCAACTTCATACTTATCTTTAACAATTAGCAGCTAATAAAACCTAATAAATTTATATATATTATAAGGTATTAAAAATGAACCCATAGATAGAGATATATAGTTCTTTTATATTCACCAATAGTTAGATCATGCAACATTTTCTGAAAAGTTGTTATGCTAAAGGCTTCTCTAAATGTTTAAAGTACAAATAATCACTTTCCATTTTTCTTCCATCTTTAATATTACTTTTAATCTCTATACCATTTCCATCCTCTGTCATTATATGAATAATAAATACACCCTTGTTTTGAGTCTCTATTTTATTAGAAATCAGGGTAGTTTGAATATTCTGCATAGTCTCTTGTCCAACTTGAAAACTTATAATTTTACTTCTATGTATTTTTCCATTAATTTCAGTATAGAAATATACTTCCCCTGATAGATCTGTATCTTTCTTCCCAAATGCTCTAGGTATTCCATTAACCTTAAATACTTGTATAAATTTATCTTCCATATCTTTCCAAATACCTGTTATGCTTTTTTTATCTATTGCTTTTTCTTTTTCCACTTTCTTCTTTATTTTATTAGCTTCAGCTTTTGCAGCTCTTTTTGGTGTATAGATTATCATCATGGAAACCAAGATAGTTATTCCATAAACTATAAAAAAAACTTCATCAGCTTCTCTATTAGACATATTGTACATATCTTTGACATATGCCTCACCTATATAAGCAGCAACAGCACCCATCATTAATGCACCTATAAATGATCCAAGGTAGTCAGGTTTTTGAATCTTAATCTCTTCTATATCATCTTCTATTATCTTTGCATATGCCATATATCCACCTCTAATTAATTATTATGTGATAAAGTCTATCATCTTTTTAACAAATTATCTAGTTCTTATGCAAAATGTAAGAGATATTTTTATTTTTTTTTAAGAAATATTCGCCACAAATTAAATTTATAAAACATGCATAAAAACAAAATTTTGTAGCATAATTATTTAGTAAAGCAATAGAAACCTTATAATCTAACATATTTTATAAGGTTTTCAGTGCAAGACATTTTAGATATACTCTTTATATCAAGTTGTCACTACAATCATTATTTATTACTAGAGGTGTATTATTACTATAAAAAACAAATATGGCCTTTCAAGACATATACCAGAAACAATTAAACGAGAAGTAAGACAAAAATGTGGATATGGTTGTGTTGTCTGTGGTAACGCCATTTATGATTATGAGCATATAGACCCTGAATTTTATAATGCTAGAGAACATATTGCTGAAGGAATTGCACTACTCTGCCCAAATTGTCACTCTAAAGTAACTAGAAAGCTTTGGTCAAAAGAAAGAATAAAAATAGCAAAAAATGACCCATATTGTCTAAAATCAGGACATTCTAAATTTGATATGGATATTGACCCCAGTAAAGATTTTATTATTAATGTCTGTGGTAATAAATTTATTAATACATCAAATATTATTGAAATTGATGACAAAAATATTCTTTCAATATATCCTCCCGAAAATAAAGCTTCTTCAATTCCTAGGATTTCGGCTTCATTTTTTGATGATAATAATAATGAAATTGCATGGATTTGCGAAAATGAATGGTTTGGTTCAATTAATGCATTTGATATACAGACAAAAGGAAATACAATTACCATACGAAAAAAGCTTGGAAAATATAGTTTAGTATTACAGTTTTTACCAGAAAATAATATTGTAATCAAAACACTTGATTTATCTTACAACAATGTAAATATTTCTGGATCAGAGGGTAAAGAATTTTATGTCAAAACTTCTAAATCTGAGTTAGTACTTCCTAGTGGTGATTCAGTTTCTAACAAAGTTCCATTTTGGCTTTCGATTAAAGGAAATAAAATTTATGTTGGAAGTACTAACATCATTAATTATGAAACACTTAATGGTACAAAGTATACATTGCCTGGGTATCGCGAAATCGACAATATAAAATTAAGTTTGAGTAAAAATGGTGGTAATCAAGACACACTAAAGATTGAATCCAAAGGAGGCATAAGTGGAGTAGGATTTCATTATGATTTACCGGAAGTTGAGCAAAAAACCCAACAAATCAAATTAGTGTGGAATAATACTGAGGATCATGCAAAAAAATGTGCATGTGGAAGTGGAAAGCTCTATAAGAACTGTTGCAACAAGCTGCATACAAGATTAGAAAAACTATTAAATTCTTCCTTCAAACTACAACAGAAAATGAATGAAGTTCAAAGCATTTATCGAAAGCCTTTAAGCTTTCATTTCGATAGTAATAATGAAAGGCATATTTCGTTTGGGGTTAATGAGCAAAATGTACTAGTCAATATTAATAAACAGACTGGTTTATCTATAGAAAATCTTATCTTTGCTTTTTTATCTGCAATATATCATAAAAATGGTTTTTATGTTCCGGAGAAACAATATTACAACGATAAAAGAGAAAGGGTTATAAGAGAGTTAAGTAGTGTTATATTGCATATTCCTATTACTGCAGAAATGTCGAGAGAAGGTTTTAAAATAAGCAATTTTTTTAATCCAACTCTTGATAAAATGAAAACCACACTTGACGAAAGGGATAAAGAGGAGGCATTGAGTCTACCTATATTCAGAATACACTATGAAGCAATAGTATTTACTAGAATTAACTTTCAAGGATTGTATTTAACAAGAAGATATATAGATGAAATGAAGAATCTCTTTCAACAAAAATCTCCACATGCTCTTTTGTTGGCAAAAAAGTTAATAAAAATAATGAATGATTCTAGTCCATATGAGCAGAATGGTGTCCTGCAGGCAAACTATAAATGTATTAAGCTATTAAATAGTATTGAGGAAAATGAATATTTTCCAGGTTTTACTCCAGATCCATATAAACAATATTTAGATGATTTGGAAAGAAAAGCTTTAAATATTTTTGTATAGTAGAGCCAATTAAAATTCAAAACAATACCCCCTCTATCATCTAGTGTCTAATTTACAATATAAAACCTAATTATCTAACAACCGATGACATAACCATCTCATCGGTTGGTGTTACATAGTTTAATGTGGTCTTGAAAGAACTATGTCCGACGAACTTGGCCATGATCTGCACATTTATACCCTTAGCTGCCATTTCAGTTAGCAATCCCTGTCTAAAGCTATGAGAGGTATAGTTTGGCCCTAAAGTGTCTTTTATGAACTTGTTAACAATGGTTATATAGCTTAGAGGATGCATTGAGCTTTTTGGATGACCCGCACGTTGTATTAAATTACATTCTCCATCGTCTTCAAATTCAAGATTTAACAGATCATGTTTGAATCGAGGAGATAGATATAGTTTCCTCTGGGAGTTTGTCTTTTGGGTAAACAGAAACAATTCACCTTTTTCGAGTAATTTTTTTACATCTTTAATTTTAAGTGTTTGAAGCTCATTTAATCTGGCACCTGTGTAATACAAAAAGACAAATGTTCTAAGCAAATTCTTTTTTGTATTTCGTCTTAGATCCTCTCTACCTCTAGTGTAAATCATTAGTTTTTTAAACTCTTTTGAGCTTATGCTTTCTTTTATAGTTTTCATTATAAAACCTCCTATATAGAACATTTTATAAGGTTTTCTATTGAAAGGTATGATTTTATGACTCGCAAACGCCGCTATAGCGAAAAACGTTATAAAATATGTTAGATGATAAGGTTTTGTTTTTTAGTGAATAAAAAGTTCATAACGTTTGAAATGACCAATCAAAAACCTGCGCACGGCTTTTTGATTGGTCTCCTTTGGATTGTTAGCTGTTGTACAGAGGCTTTGATGCTGAAATGTGTAAAACATCTGCGAACCAGCTCCCTTCTTCTTGAGATGAGAAGTAAATTGATTTATTACTACATTTAAGCTCTAAGACCTGATGCTCTTCTCCATGAAATATAAACTCGCAACTTTTGCCAATCAAAGGTTTCCACATCTTCCAGCTCGAAGCATCGACTACAACATCAGGATTGTTCACAGTCCATCGGCTTTCTTTATAATCTACTGAAATTTGATTCAATTTTATTTATAAAATGTACACTAGTTTATATATCCGTATATCGATAATATATGATAAGATTATTTAAAAAATATCTTTACACTATAAAAAATAAAAAAAAAGTGTATTCTATAAAAGAGCTTTGATATAACTATTAGGCTGACTTACAAGGTTCCAAATGTAATTTTTTGGTTAAGATAGATGAAAATTAATATTTTAGACGAGTGAATTGTTTAGAATATGATAATTTATGTTAAAATATACAATAATCTTAAAAGGACATTCTTGAACGTGAAAATAACAGATAAGAAAGCATTAAAACGTGAATCTATTATACAAGCGGCCTTACAACTTTTTTCGCTAAACGGTTTTCATGGGACAACTATTCCTGATATAGCTAAGAAACTTCATATGAGTGTAGGAAATGTATATAATTATTTTTCATCCAAAGATATCTTAGCACAGGAGATTATAAAATATACTTCTCAAGCATTGGGTAAAGAGATACATAAAGTTAATATGATGGATGTGAGTGCTAAAGAAAAGATTGGGAAGATTGTTGAAGTTTATTTTATGATGGCAAAAGATAAGCCTGAAATGATAGAGTATTTTCTACGCGTATATCTTTCTAATCGTGAGGTATTTCATCATGGCTGTGAAGGAATGGTCTGTGTTTCTGGGTTTATCACTGAAATTATGATTTTCTTTGATGAATCTGTTTCTTCTGGAGAGTTACGTAACCAGGACTTCTTTTCTGCTTTTGGGCTGTTCATGGGATACTTGGGTGGAATGGTTTTTCTCAAAGGAGAGGATGTATTACCTAAGCCTATTGAAGAATATATAGATGATATTTCGTACAACATATATAATGCATTAAAGGTATAAAGTATGGCAAGCCAAAACAAACCTAAATTGCTTTGGCTACAGTCTATCACTTGCAATGGAAACACTCATTCTTTTTTAAATCATCCAGATCTCTTTTTTATACTTTCACATTTTGAAGTTGTGCATCATCCTGTACTTGATAGTTCATACAGTATGGAAGATGTTATAGCAGGTATTGTACCTTGTGATATACTCATACTTGAAGGTTCTTTTCAAGAAGAAGGGTTTTTGAAAAGTGGTGTGGAAGTGTCATCAATTATAAAGCATTATGCAAATAAAGCTAAACATATTATATCTGTTGGGACCTGTGCAACTTTTGGAGGCATATTTAAACAAAAAAATCCTGAGGCAATTTCAGGTTTTTGTTTCAATGCTGAAGAGAAGACAGAGCGTTATAATGCGTATGCTTCCAAACTTATATCGCTACCGGGTTGTCCAATGCATCCTAAGTGGCTCTCTTATGTCCTTTTGATGATATCAGGAAAGAAAGATATCCCTATTGACAACTTACACCGTCCAGTAGAACTTTATGGATACACAGTACATATGGGATGTACGCGTAACGAGTATTTTGAATGGAAGATAGACACAAAAACTTTTGGACTTAAGGAAGGTTGTCTTTTTTATGAGACTGGATGC from Sulfurovum xiamenensis includes the following:
- a CDS encoding hydrogenase, translating into MASQNKPKLLWLQSITCNGNTHSFLNHPDLFFILSHFEVVHHPVLDSSYSMEDVIAGIVPCDILILEGSFQEEGFLKSGVEVSSIIKHYANKAKHIISVGTCATFGGIFKQKNPEAISGFCFNAEEKTERYNAYASKLISLPGCPMHPKWLSYVLLMISGKKDIPIDNLHRPVELYGYTVHMGCTRNEYFEWKIDTKTFGLKEGCLFYETGCRGPYTRGSCNKILWNDINSKTRAGTPCFGCTEPNYPQESFFETKTNMGIPDKMPLGVSKRAYLTLTSVAKSFTIKRFSERLMEYDK
- a CDS encoding SEC-C domain-containing protein, which translates into the protein MDIDPSKDFIINVCGNKFINTSNIIEIDDKNILSIYPPENKASSIPRISASFFDDNNNEIAWICENEWFGSINAFDIQTKGNTITIRKKLGKYSLVLQFLPENNIVIKTLDLSYNNVNISGSEGKEFYVKTSKSELVLPSGDSVSNKVPFWLSIKGNKIYVGSTNIINYETLNGTKYTLPGYREIDNIKLSLSKNGGNQDTLKIESKGGISGVGFHYDLPEVEQKTQQIKLVWNNTEDHAKKCACGSGKLYKNCCNKLHTRLEKLLNSSFKLQQKMNEVQSIYRKPLSFHFDSNNERHISFGVNEQNVLVNINKQTGLSIENLIFAFLSAIYHKNGFYVPEKQYYNDKRERVIRELSSVILHIPITAEMSREGFKISNFFNPTLDKMKTTLDERDKEEALSLPIFRIHYEAIVFTRINFQGLYLTRRYIDEMKNLFQQKSPHALLLAKKLIKIMNDSSPYEQNGVLQANYKCIKLLNSIEENEYFPGFTPDPYKQYLDDLERKALNIFV
- a CDS encoding TetR/AcrR family transcriptional regulator; the protein is MKITDKKALKRESIIQAALQLFSLNGFHGTTIPDIAKKLHMSVGNVYNYFSSKDILAQEIIKYTSQALGKEIHKVNMMDVSAKEKIGKIVEVYFMMAKDKPEMIEYFLRVYLSNREVFHHGCEGMVCVSGFITEIMIFFDESVSSGELRNQDFFSAFGLFMGYLGGMVFLKGEDVLPKPIEEYIDDISYNIYNALKV
- a CDS encoding site-specific integrase, encoding MKTIKESISSKEFKKLMIYTRGREDLRRNTKKNLLRTFVFLYYTGARLNELQTLKIKDVKKLLEKGELFLFTQKTNSQRKLYLSPRFKHDLLNLEFEDDGECNLIQRAGHPKSSMHPLSYITIVNKFIKDTLGPNYTSHSFRQGLLTEMAAKGINVQIMAKFVGHSSFKTTLNYVTPTDEMVMSSVVR
- the rpsR gene encoding 30S ribosomal protein S18, whose product is MAERRKFKKRFCKYCESKVDFIDYKDLGLLKFSLSERFKIMPRRLTGNCKRHQELVTGAIKRARQTALIPYIVDRKNVVENPFENLK